The nucleotide window AGGTGAAGAGAAAATTGAAGGAACTGCAGGCGGCGGTATGGTAACAGTCATCGTAACTGGCCACAAAGAAATCGTCGATGTGCAAATCAAGCCGGAAGTCGTTGATCCGGATGATGTAGAAATGCTTCAGGACCTAGTACTTGCTGCAACAAACGATGCACTGAAGAAAGCAGAAGAATTAACGAACAAAACAATGGGACAATTCACAAAAGGGATGAACCTTCCTGGGGGAATGTTCTAGGAGGAATAAATAAGAATGCATTATCCTGAACCAATATCAAAGCTGATCGACAGCTTTATGAAATTACCAGGTATCGGCCCAAAAACAGCCGCACGTCTGGCTTTTTTCGTCTTAAGCATGAAGGAAGAAACCGTATTGGATTTTGCGAAGGCCCTGGTGAATGCGAAGCGCAATTTGACATATTGCTCTGTCTGCGGTCATATCACTGACCAGGATCCATGTTATATTTGCGAGGACCAGCGCCGCGATCGCAGTGTTATATGCGTGGTCCAGGATCCCAAGGATGTCATTGCGATGGAAAAAATGAAGGAATACAACGGCCTGTACCATGTGCTTCATGGAGCTATTTCCCCAATGGATGGAATCGGCCCGGAAGATATCAATATACCAGATCTGCTGAAAAGGCTTCAGGATGAAACTGTCCAGGAAGTCATCCTTGCTACGAACCCTAATATCGAAGGTGAAGCGACGGCGATGTACATCTCAAGACTCCTGAAACCGTCAGGAATCAAGATTACAAGGATTGCCCATGGTCTGCCTGTCGGAGGGGACCTTGAATACGCAGATGAAGTCACGCTATCAAAAGCACTCGAAGGCCGCCGGGAAGTTTAATTCTATATACAAGAAGCGCTCTACTGGAGGAAGGTCATGTTATTTCGCAAAAAGAAATGGCTAAGAAAAGAATTCGACCAAAAACTATTGGGACAGCTGAACAGCATGAAGACGAACTGGAATAATCAAAAGCTATTGGTTGAAAGAAGCTTCGATCCGTCAGAAGAGTTCATCACAGAAGCAAAGATTGCCGAAGCGAAGTACTTTTTTCTATTTAAAGAAGCAAAGCACAGGAAAATCACGATCAGGACAAAATAAATGCAATAAGGTCTTATTTCAATAACTTGTACATAAAATTGTACAAGACATTGAAGTAAGGAGGATAAGTATGGATCCTATAGTTGTCATATCGGTCCTGGGCGGATTGATCATGTTGCTGCTCATCATAGGCGCGCCGACAAAACCGCTTCGTTTCATCGGGCAGAGCGCGGTTAAAATCCTGATCGGAGCCCTCTTTCTATTTTTTCTCAACGCTTTCGGAACCGGCTTCGGAATCTACGTGCCAATCAACATTGCAACCGCAGCAGTCTCCGGATTGCTGGGAATCCCAGGTGTATTCGCCCTGGTTGCAATCCAGACTTGGATTATATAATGAAC belongs to Mesobacillus sp. AQ2 and includes:
- a CDS encoding YbaB/EbfC family nucleoid-associated protein, which gives rise to MMRGMGNMQNMMKQMQKMQKKMEEAQVQLGEEKIEGTAGGGMVTVIVTGHKEIVDVQIKPEVVDPDDVEMLQDLVLAATNDALKKAEELTNKTMGQFTKGMNLPGGMF
- the recR gene encoding recombination mediator RecR yields the protein MHYPEPISKLIDSFMKLPGIGPKTAARLAFFVLSMKEETVLDFAKALVNAKRNLTYCSVCGHITDQDPCYICEDQRRDRSVICVVQDPKDVIAMEKMKEYNGLYHVLHGAISPMDGIGPEDINIPDLLKRLQDETVQEVILATNPNIEGEATAMYISRLLKPSGIKITRIAHGLPVGGDLEYADEVTLSKALEGRREV
- a CDS encoding YaaL family protein, giving the protein MLFRKKKWLRKEFDQKLLGQLNSMKTNWNNQKLLVERSFDPSEEFITEAKIAEAKYFFLFKEAKHRKITIRTK
- a CDS encoding pro-sigmaK processing inhibitor BofA family protein — encoded protein: MDPIVVISVLGGLIMLLLIIGAPTKPLRFIGQSAVKILIGALFLFFLNAFGTGFGIYVPINIATAAVSGLLGIPGVFALVAIQTWII